One region of Flavobacterium sp. GSB-24 genomic DNA includes:
- a CDS encoding TIGR02757 family protein, which translates to MNKKELKEFLDEKVIQYNNQDFIESDPVQIPHLFSQKEDIEIAGFLSASIAWGNRKMIIKNSHKMMELMGNTPYDFVMSHSDKDLARLETFVHRTFNGNDFSSFIKGLKHIYKNHNGLEAVFAKNQQENSLQKSIHEFKKIFFEIDHLARTQKHISDPLNNSAAKRINMYLRWMVRQDTKGVDLGIWKSISPAALSCPLDVHSGNVARKLEILSRKQNDAKALLELDTKLREMDAQDPVKYDFALFGLGVFEGF; encoded by the coding sequence ATGAATAAAAAAGAACTCAAAGAATTTTTAGACGAAAAAGTCATTCAATATAATAATCAGGATTTTATCGAAAGCGATCCTGTACAGATTCCACATCTTTTCAGCCAAAAAGAAGATATTGAAATTGCTGGTTTTTTAAGCGCATCTATCGCTTGGGGAAACCGCAAAATGATTATTAAGAATTCACATAAAATGATGGAATTAATGGGCAATACACCTTATGATTTTGTCATGTCACATTCTGATAAAGATTTGGCCAGACTTGAAACTTTCGTCCATCGAACTTTTAACGGAAATGATTTTTCTAGTTTTATAAAAGGTTTAAAGCATATTTATAAAAACCACAACGGACTTGAAGCTGTTTTTGCTAAAAACCAGCAAGAAAATAGTCTGCAAAAAAGTATTCACGAATTCAAAAAAATATTCTTTGAGATCGATCATTTAGCGAGAACGCAAAAACACATTTCAGATCCGTTAAACAATTCGGCTGCCAAAAGAATTAACATGTATCTGCGCTGGATGGTACGCCAAGATACAAAAGGCGTTGATTTAGGAATCTGGAAAAGTATTTCTCCTGCTGCCCTATCTTGTCCGCTTGATGTACATTCTGGAAACGTTGCCCGCAAACTTGAAATTCTTTCGCGAAAGCAAAACGACGCAAAAGCTTTACTGGAATTAGATACAAAATTAAGAGAAATGGATGCGCAAGATCCTGTAAAATATGACTTTGCTTTGTTTGGATTGGGAGTTTTTGAAGGGTTTTAA